One Candida dubliniensis CD36 chromosome 1, complete sequence genomic region harbors:
- a CDS encoding CCR4-NOT complex (transcriptional regulatory complex involved in mRNA initiation, elongation, and degradation) subunit, putative (Similar to S. cerevisiae CAF120;~Similar to C. albicans CAF120) encodes MEAMKKRMTNTHSPKPESPKLPTSPDPDNLEGLSPELIPIVTLLSSQAHRRYNEGIFMLYYDLNGDGKPADREWREVYGILTGNQLAYWDAANLAQFKNNPNALLETSSKPNYINFTDSVYNAMKTLPAAKQNLDNVIIVSTTLKNRYLLQFKSYKDLTIWYSALRLSNFEYSSLQEAYTGALLSARGSRLSDIRTILAEKRFDHEDWVSIRYGSGMAWKRCFAVVEPSILKKKNFIPGRILFYENEQKKKKQLMAVVTNATAVAAIYPQSHLLIDHSTMLKMEGYINFTSPSLSTKISKKNANDFKHTSLFLMPEQHSSVPGFDTLIRFLIPLLDSFGLYGRPKRLKANRNDIDSLLFGLPTLPHVHYLELNDILDLTKGDFLNWDLKTWTDNIKNILKSKIDRGYEGCGSQRGIKGAVTSLSSPVTSTGSPRFASGGGGQGFSSRSTSSTSSQPKLHQQRKPVPVPQPQPQPPSSSLPGPELKPIGKSFDKNINDLHIGVSSNDNLLSVDKSKDNHKSVQLAEIYQKYSDLKTPSDNYTDRNILLNGSHEHLIEDELPAGIQQMKLHDNIYPKDDDGLFSDDDDDDDELGTIDVRKIGMNNNGSGSGSGSGSGSNPSLDPALGLSGALKVPYSDDRSGSYSSVISPMSQFNNLKESYQNVDHRAPYPNNSDNEIDDDDSPPPPVPTHDLKYSAGGLGLGSGSGSGLGLQGKLKRSNDDNLNGLSSNDSISISQNQLKSKYISSPNSTSQNHIYKIIHSPDKKSPLSKNNVQYPISPERLSNIQKSSDNLVDVIKLPVLPAINKVPPQEEQQQQQQQQRQPQKYPQPQQQQQQSSQQQQQQLYSPQHVQQQKYHQQQQQYYQQQKLQQQQQQRPLQQQYYQKQPQPQPQQQPQPQHQHQHQQPHRVPPPQQQSQQQLSQAYRAAPPPQQQQQQPQPQPQLYGRSQQQGFPRETTNGHPQGSGYMQNRGVIPRNNGQPSGSQPQNNVRGFGSGHPQQQQQYQYSYLPSGASVPPKPQAQQQAQQQGQQQQPHRGHHPYGVQYNSQQYPNSQTRYY; translated from the coding sequence ATGGAAGCTATGAAAAAGAGAATGACTAATACCCATTCTCCTAAACCAGAATCTCCTAAACTACCAACTTCTCCCGATCCAGATAATTTAGAAGGATTATCACCAGAATTAATACCTATTGTCACACTTTTATCATCTCAAGCTCATCGTCGATATAATGAAGGGATTTTTATGCTTTATTATGATTTAAATGGTGATGGGAAACCTGCTGATCGTGAATGGAGAGAAGTTTATGGTATTTTAACTGGTAATCAATTGGCATATTGGGATGCAGCAAATTTGGctcaatttaaaaataatccTAATGCATTATTAGAAACTTCTTCTAAAccaaattatataaattttaCTGATTCAGTTTATAATGCCATGAAAACATTACCAGCTGCTAAACAAAATTTAGATAATGtaattattgtttcaacaactttgaaaaatagATATTTATTACAATTTAAATCTTATAAAGATTTAACAATTTGGTATTCAGCATTaagattatcaaattttgaatattcaTCATTACAAGAAGCTTATACTGGGGCATTATTATCAGCAAGAGGTTCAAGATTATCTGATATAAGAACTATTTTAGCAgaaaaaagatttgatCATGAAGATTGGGTTAGTATAAGATATGGTAGTGGTATGGCTTGGAAACGATGttttgctgttgttgaaccttcaattttgaaaaaaaaaaattttattcccggaagaattttattttatgaaaatgaacagaaaaaaaagaaacaattaatGGCAGTGGTAACTAATGCTACTGCAGTTGCTGCTATATATCCTCAATctcatttattaattgatcattCAACAATGTTAAAAATGGAAGGTTATATTAATTTTACTTCACCAAGTTTATCTACTAAaatttctaaaaaaaatgctaatgattttaaacaTACATCACTTTTTTTAATGCCAGAACAACATTCTTCTGTACCAGGATTTGATACTTTAATTAGATTTTTGATACCATTATTAGATTCTTTTGGATTATATGGAAGACCAAAAAGACTTAAAGCAAATAgaaatgatattgattcattattatttggattACCAACTTTACCTCATGTACATTATTtagaattaaatgatattttGGATTTAACTAAAGGggattttttaaattgggatttgaaaacttggaccgataatattaaaaatattttaaaatctAAAATTGATAGAGGTTATGAAGGTTGTGGAAGTCAAAGAGGAATTAAGGGAGCAGTTACATCATTAAGTAGTCCAGTGACTTCAACTGGTTCACCAAGATTTGCTAGTGGTGGGGGTGGTCAAGGATTTTCTTCAAGACTGACttcatcaacttcttctCAACCTAAACTACATCAACAAAGGAAACCAGTACCAGtaccacaaccacaaccacaaccaccatcatcatcattaccaGGACCAGAATTGAAACCTATAGGTAAAagttttgataaaaatattaatgatttacaTATTGGTGTGTCATCCAATGATAATTTACTTTCTGTTGATAAACTGAAAGATAATCATAAATCAGTACAATTGGCagaaatttatcaaaaatattcTGATTTGAAAACTCCAAGTGATAATTATACTGAtagaaatattttattaaatggaTCTCATGAACATCttattgaagatgaattacCTGCTGGTATAcaacaaatgaaattacATGACAATATTTATCctaaagatgatgatggatTGTttagtgatgatgatgatgatgatgatgaattgggTACTATTGATGTCAGAAAAATTGGtatgaataataatggatCTGGATCTGGATCTGGATCTGGATCTGGGTCTAATCCATCTTTAGATCCAGCATTAGGATTAAGTGGAGCATTAAAAGTTCCTTATTCAGATGATAGATCTGGTAGTTATTCTTCAGTTATTTCACCAATGTCTCAATTTAATAATCTTAAAGAAAGTTATCAAAATGTTGATCATAGAGCTCCATATCCAAACAATAgtgataatgaaattgatgatgatgattctcCTCCACCTCCAGTACCAACTcatgatttgaaatatcTGGCAGGAGGTTTAGGTTTAGGTTCAGGTTCAGGTTCAGGTTTAGGTTTACAAgggaaattgaaaagatctaatgatgataatttaaatggattatcatcaaatgattcaatttcaatttctcaaaatcaattaaaatcaaaatatatttcatCTCCAAATTCTACTTCACAAAAtcatatttataaaataatcCATTCACCAGATAAAAAATCACCATTGAGTAAAAATAATGTTCAATATCCAATTTCTCCAGAAcgtttatcaaatattcaaaaatcaTCAGATAATTTGGTTGATGTTATAAAATTACCAGTTTTACCTGCTATAAATAAAGTTCCTCCAcaagaagaacaacaacaacaacaacaacaacaacgacaacCACAGAAGTAtccacaaccacaacaacaacaacaacaatcaagtcaacaacaacaacaacaattatattCTCCACAGCATGTGCAACAACAgaaatatcatcaacaacaacaacaatactatcaacaacagaaattgcagcaacagcaacaacaaagacctttacaacaacaatattatcaaaaacagccacaaccacaaccacaacaacaaccacaaccacaacatcaacatcaacatcaacaaccacaTAGAGTACCACCtcctcaacaacaatctcaacaacaactatcACAAGCTTATAGGGCTGCTCCACCacctcaacaacaacaacaacaaccacaaccacaaccacaacttTATGGACGTTCTCAACAACAAGGTTTCCCCAGAGAAACAACTAATGGACATCCACAAGGGTCAGGATATATGCAAAATCGTGGGGTTATTCCTAGAAATAATGGACAACCATCTGGATCACAACCCCAGAATAATGTCAGAGGATTTGGTAGTGGCCatccacaacaacaacaacaatatcaatattcaTATTTACCACTGGGAGCTTCAGTTCCACCAAAACCACAAGCACAACAGCAAGCACAACAGCAAgggcaacaacaacagccGCATAGGGGTCATCATCCTTATGGTGTACAATATAATAGTCAACAATATCCAAATAGTCAAACTAGGTATTATTAA